In Buchananella sp. 14KM1171, the genomic stretch CCACCGACCGGGCCGGGGACGCCAAGATTCCGCCCGGTTCACTGTTCCACGCCGGGGTGCAGGGGGCGTTGCTGCTCGCCCTGGGCGTTGCCATCCACCTGCTGCTCGGGGGCCAGCTGGAGCCGGAGGTGTTCGTGGCTCTTTCGCTGATGGCTGCCCGTTTCGTGGAGCCGGTGGGCATGCTGGCCCTGTTCATCGACCCCATCAACGAGGACCAGGTGGCGTTGGACCACATCTGTTCCATCACGGATGCGCCGACGCTGCCGGAGGCGCAGTCTCCGGCCTGGCAGGTGGCGCCGCGCTCTGTGCAGGTGGAAGTACGCGACGTGACCTTCGGTTACCAGGCGGGCAAGCCGGTGTTGCGGGACGTGAACCTGAGCCTGCCTGCGGGCACGGTCACGGCCGTGGTGGGACCCTCCGGGTCCGGCAAGTCCACGCTGGCCCGCCTGGTGGCCCGCTTCTGGGATGTGGAGGCGGGCAGCGTGCTGGTGGACGGGGTGGACGTGCGCGACGTTCCCACCGACCAGCTGATGGAGCTTACCTCGATGGTGTTCCAGGACGTCTACCTGTTCGACACGACGATCGAGGAGAACGTGCGCATCGGCCGCCACGACGCCAGCCTCGAGGACGTGCACCGGGCCGCCGAGCGCGCCGGCCTGACCGAGGTGGTGGAGCGGCTACCGCAGGGCTGGCAGACCCGCGTGGGTGAGGGAGGTAAGTCCCTCTCCGGTGGTGAGCGCCAGCGGGTGGCCCTGGCCCGCGCCTTCCTGAAGGACGCGCCGATCCTGCTGCTGGACGAGGTGACGAGCGCGCTGGACGGCGTGAACGAGGCCGCCGTGACGGCGGCGCTGGAGGACCTCTCGCGGGGCCGGACGGTGCTTGTGATCGCCCACCGCCTGTCCACGATCCGCAGCGCGGATCGGATCGCGGTGATCGCCGACGGGACGGTGGAGGCGGTGGGGACGCACGACGAGCTCTACGCGGCGGGCGGCACCTACCGGCAGTTCTGGGACGACCAGAGCGCGGTGTCCAGGTGGCGTCTCCCCCACGGCGGCGGCGTGCCGGGCGGCGAGAGCTAGTCCCGGAGCGCCGCCCAGTAAAGGCGGGAATGGCTTGAAACGTACGCAGCCTCACACGCCGCGAATAGATCACAGAACGGGAAATAGCCTGGGGCGCTCACTAGCATTGGGGAGCGATGAGCAAGAACACGAAGTTGAAGTGGGTCATTGGCTCCGCGGCGGGCCTGGCTCTCCTGGCAACGGGCGCCGCCACCGGCTACGCCCTCTACTACGCCGATCGGGCGCTTCCCAACACCACCGTGGCAGGTCAGCCTGTCGCGGGCATGGGACGCGGCGAGATCGTGGCGTTGGTGGAGCGCATGGCCGGTCAGACCGAGGTGACGAGCGTGGTCAACGGGCAGGCGTCCGTGGCCAGCCTGGCCGACCTGGGCGTGAGCGTGGACGCACGCGCCACTGCGGACGCCGCGCTGGCGCCGTCTGACTCGGTGATCGACCGTTTCACCGCCCTGTTCTCCAGCAACAACGTTGTTCCGCGCGCCACCCGGGACCAGGGGGTGCTGGATGCGTATTCGGCGAACCTGGCCCGCGCGGCCGGGCCCGTGGTGAAGGATGCCGAGGTGAAGCTGGAGGGCACGTCGTTCGTGGCCGTGCCGGGCGAGGTGGGCACCCAGGTGGACCTGACCGCCCTGGCGGCCACCGTCGATTCGGCCATCAACACGCTGTCCAAGCAGTCCGTTGATCTGCCCGTTTCCCAGGTGGAGCCGAGCTTTACCACGGCTAACGCGGAGGCTGCCGCGCAGGCGGCCAACGACATGGTGGCGCTGAAGGTCTCCATCACTGACGGCATCGACGACTTCAGTCCCTCCCTGGAGGACAAGGTCAAGTGGGTCTCCTTCAAGGACGCTGCCGGCCAGCAGAGCGCACCCACGCTGGACCCTGCCAAGGTGGGCGCGTGGGTGAACGAGCTGGCCAAGACCACCAACGTTGAGCCCACCCCGGGGATCAGCAACGTGGACGGCTCCGGCCGCGTCCTGGTGGAGGCCAAGCCGGGCAAGAAGGGCTTCGCGGTCAACAACGCTGAGGCCGTCGCCAAGGAGCTCACTGCGGCCCTGACCGCCGGGCGCGACTACGAGGGCGACTTCGACTACGACGAGGTGGCTCCTCCCACCGAGACCCGCCCGGCCCTGGCCGGCTACGAGAACTACGCCTACCCCGCCGCCGCGGGCGAGAAGTGGGTGGACGTGGACCTGACCCGCAACACGCTGACCGCCTACGAGGGGCAGTCCGTGGCGCACGGCCCGATCGCCATCAACCACGGCGCGCCCGGTAACGAGACGGTCACCGGTACCTACCACGTCTACTTGAAGTACAACAAGCAGGACATGGGCTGCACCCCGGACTGGCCCTACTGCGCCAAGGACGTGCCGTGGGTGGTCTACTTCCACGGTTCCTACGCGATCCACGGCGCGCCGTGGGTGGATGAGTTCGGGCGCGGCTCCGTGGGCGGCTCGCACGGTTGCGTGAACCTGCCTGTGCCGGAGGCGCAGTGGGTGCACTCGTGGACCGAGCTGGGCACCCCGGTGGTCTCGCACTACTGAGCATTACCAAAGCGAGGTTGGGGGCGCCAGGCAGAATGCCTGGCGCCCCCAACGCTTGTTTTGCAGCGCCTACGGCCGCAGGTTGACCTCAGCCGGCGCGGCCTCCACGACCACAAGCTTGGTGAGGTTCTGCTCGGTGCGGACGGACATCACCACGCCCACGGCCTCGTCCGTGCACGCCTGGGTGGGCTCGTCTCTCAGGTGGCCCTCGATGAGAGCCAGGCGCAGCACCCCGTCGCCCTCCTCCACGGCCAGCCGGTTGCCGTAGCAGCCCCTGGTGCCGCTCACGCCGTGGACGCGCAGCTCGTGTTCTCCCACCACCTCCAGGGCGTACCACTGGCGCACGCTCTCGTTGTAGAGCACCTCCGTGGGCGGCGTGAGCGGGGAGTCGCGCCACGCCTCATCGCTGTGGGGGCCGTAGAACTGCCCCACCTGCAGGCCGGTGTAGTACTCCACGGGCTCCCCGTTCACATCCACCACGCTCGGGGCCGGGGACTCCGCCGTGGTGGGGGTCTTGAACGGGGTCTCGAAGGGGTGTGCTGCCGGCACGCTCTGGCTCGCCACCGGGCGCTGCCCGATCGTGGGCGGGGAGCTCTCCGCCTCGGGTTCCTGCCCCGGCTGCGAGGTGCAGGCCGCCAGCCCCAGGGCTACGAGGTAGGCGCAGCCCGCGCCCACCCACTTCTTGGTCTTCTTCATTTGTCTCACACCCCTTTTCGCAGGAATACGTCGTCTGCAGCGGCCTCCACCACCACGATCTTGGTGAGGTCCTGTTCGGTCTTTACCGACATCACCACGCCGACGCCCTCGGCAGTGCACGCGTGGGTGGGCTCGTCTCTCAGGTAGCCATCAACGAGAGCCAGGCGCAGCACTCCGTCGCCCTCCTCCACGGCCAGCCGGTTGCCGTAGCAGCCCCTGGTGCCGCTCAAGCCGTGGACGCGCAGCTCGTGTTCGCTGACCACTTCCAGATAGTCCCACTGCATCACGCTCTCGTCGTAGAGGATCTCGGTGGGCGGCGTGAGCGGGGGTTTGGTCCATGAGGTCTCCGCGTGGGGGCCGTAGAACTGCCCCACCTGCAGGCCGGTGTAGTACTCCACCGGTTCCCCGTTCACATCCACCACGCTCGGGGCCGGGGACTCGGCCGTGGTGGGGGTCTTGAACGGGGTCTCGAAGGGCTGTGCTGCCGGCACGCTCTGGCTGGCCACTGGGCGGGGCCCGGTGACGGGCGGGGCGCTGCCGGTGGCACCGGGCTGGGTGGTGCCGGAGCAGCCAGCTAGGGTGAGGGCCGCTAGCGCGCTGCCGACTATCCACGCGATTGATCGCTTGGTCTTCATGATCGTCGTCCTTCCAATTGCCATTCGGCGCTTTGGAGGGAAAGCGCTCACTCTCAACCTAACCGACAGGGCCCCACCCGACCACAGCAGGCGTTGCCACCTCACAATTTGAGACCGAATTGTGGCCAACGTCGGCCTCACACCGGTCTCCTCACCGATGCCGCCCTCCCCCGCACCGGGGCGGGCTTAGAGCTTGGTGAGTACCTTCAGGCGCAGGAGCAGGCGCTTGATGGAGCCCGCCCCGAAGTCCACCTTGGCGATGGCACTGCGCCCGGTGCCTTCGATGGACAGGATCGTGCCCATCCCGAAGGAGTCGTGGGAGACGCGGTCGCCCACGCGCAGCGGCGCGCCCTCGGCGTCCACGATCTCGCCGGTGTCGTCCGTCGCCCCGGCGGCCTTCGCTGCGGCCACGCCCACTCCGAGCGGGCCCACGGGGCCGCCGCTGCGGGCGTGCCCGCCGCCGATCGGGGTGCCGAAGTCGTCGTCGTAGCTGCCGCGTCGCGAATACCCACCAGAGCGCCTACCACCGCCAGAGCCATACCCGCCGCCAGCGCCGTAACCGCCGCGCCCGCCGCCGTAGCCAGAGCCGTAGCCGGAGCCACTGCCCCACGAGTCGTAGCTGGAGCGGTAGGTTTCCACCGCTGCGGCCTCCCGCCGCACGTCGAGCAGGTCGGCGGGCACGTCGTCCAAGAAGCGGGAGGCGGGCAGGGCGCTAGAGCCACCGAAGGCGTTGCGCACCGCCGCGCGCGTCAGGTAGAGGCGCTGGCGGGCGCGGGTGAGGGCCACGTAGGCCAGGCGGCGTTCCTCGGCCAGGTCGGCCTCCGCGCTCAGGGACCGCTGGTGGGGGAAGGTGCCGTCCTCCATTCCGGTAACGAAGACCACCGGGAACTCCAGGCCCTTGGCGGTGTGGACGGTCATCAAGGTGACCTCGCCGTCGCCCTCGTCGGGCAGCTGGTCGGAGTCCGCCACCAGGGAGATGCGTTCCAGGAAGTCGAACAGGGAGCCGTCTGGCTCGCTCTCGTCGTACGAGCGCGCCACGGCGTGGAGTTCGGCCAGGTTATCCACGCGGGAGAGGTCCTGCGGGTCCTTGGACTCGCGCAGCTCGGCCAGGTAGCCGGTCTTGTCCAGCACGGCGTCCACCACGTCCGCCACTGCTGCCCCGCGCGCCAGTTCCCGCAGCTCCTCCAGCAGGGCGTCGAAGGCCGCCAGCTGGGTGCGGGCACGCGTGGCCAGGCTCTCCACGTACGGCGCCTCCCGGCCGACGCTCACCCCGCTGCCCGGCTGGTCGGCCAGCACCCCGCTGCTCGGCTGGTCAGCCAGCACCCCGCTGCTCGGCTGGTCAGCCAGCACCTCGCCGCCCCCGGCCAGCACCGCGCTGACCTCCGCCCGCCCGACGGCGTGGGCAAGGGCCTGCCCAAAGCTCACCCCGTGGGCCTCGGCGTGCACCACCAGCGCGGACTCTGCCTTGTCCCCGAGCCCGCGGCGCGGCACGTTCAGGATGCGCCGCAGGTTCACCGAGTCGTCCGGGTTGACCAGCACGCGCAGGTAGGCCACGGCGTCCTTGATCTCGCGGCGCTCGTAGAAGCGAGTGCCGCCCACCACCCGGTAGGGGATGCCGGAGCGCACCAGCACGTCCTCCAGGGCCCGCGACTGGGCGTTGGTGCGGTAGAAGACGGCCACGTCCCCGTAGCCGATCCCGTCGGAGGCGCGCAGCGCGTCGATCTCGTCGATCACGAAGCGGGCCTCGTCGTAGTCGCTGTCGGCCGCGTAGTAGACGATCTTCGCCCCCGCCCCGCTGTCGGTCCACAGCTTCTTCGGGCGGCGGCCGGTATTGCGGGCGATCACCGCGTTGGCGGCCCCCAGGATGTTGTTGGTGGAGCGGTAGTTCTGCTCCAGCAGGATCGTGCGGGCGCTCGAGTAGTCCTGCTCGAACTCCTCGATGTTGCGGATGGTGGCGCCCCGGAAGGCATAGATGGACTGGTCGGAGTCGCCCACCACGGTCAGTTCGCTGGGCGGCAGGGCCCCGTCCCCCGCGTCCGCCTCCTGGCCACCCACCAGCTCACGGATGAGGACGTATTGGGCGTGGTTGGTGTCCTGGTACTCGTCCACCAGCACGTGCCGAAAGCGCCTGCGGTAGTTCTCCGCGATAGCGGGGTGCTGCTGGAAGAGGCGGACGGTACGCATGATGATGTCGTCGAAGTCCAGCGCCTGGGCCTCCCGCAGGCGGGTGGCGTAGGCGGCGTAGACGCGCGCCAGGTGCTCTTCGAAGGGGTTGTTGGCCGCCGCCGTTTGGGCGAACTCCTCCGGGCCGATCAGCTCGTTTTTCAGGTCGCTGATCCGCCGCGCGAAGGCCTTGGGGGCAAAGCGCTTGGGGTCCAGGCCCAGCTGCTTGACGATCTGCCCCACCAGCCGCTGGGAGTCCTGGGCGTCGTAGATGGAGAACGTGGACTTCAGCCCGGCGGCCTTGTACTCGCGCCGCAGGATGCGCACGCAGGCGGAGTGGAAGGTGAATACCCACATGTGCCGCGCGGAGGGCCCCACCAGGGCGGCGGTGCGTTCCCGCATTTCCGCAGCGGCCTTGTTGGTGAAGGTGATGGCCAGGATCTCGCTGGCGCGCGCCCGCCCCGAGGCGATGAGGTGGGCGATGCGGTGGGTGAGTACCCGGGTCTTGCCCGAGCCCGCGCCGGCGATGATGAGCAGCGGGCTGCCTCCGTGCAGCACCGCCTCCCGCTGCGGCGGGTTCAGGCCGACGGTCAGGTCCACGCCGTTGTTGGCCGACGTTCCGCCCGCCGCCACGCCGAATCCCGCCGCCCGGAGCTCCCGCCCGGGCACGCCGGCCACCTCGGGCCAGTCGTCGTCATCCAGCGTCGCCGCAAGCGGCGTGAGGGCGGCCGCCGCTCCCAGCGGGTCGCCCACGGGGGCGGCGGGTGGGGCGTCGTCCCAGTCCTCGGCGAATAGCGGCAGCGCGGGCAGGGCGAAGGCACCCGAGGTGTCGTTGCCGTGCGGCTCAGCGAAAGTACCCATAGGCAAGAAGGCTAGCGCCCCGCCGGAGCGCTCCCAATCATCGCTGCGAGCCCGTGTGGGCCTGGAGCTGCATCTTTCCGCATCCTGGCAGGGCCGACGAGCAGGTCAGCGGTTACGGCCTCCAGCACGCTATTTGGGGTTCACCCCCTTAAGCGTGGCGCCCCAGAGCGCGCGGATGGCTGATAGGAAGGCAAGGAGCCATAATCCTGGGCTGGATCGCAGACCTAGCTCAGGCAAGCGCCCAGTTCGTTGGAATCCTGGCCATGGCCCTGTGCTGGATCCCCGTACTAGGACCAGCACTAGCAGTCATCGCCGCAATCGCGGGCATCGTAGAAGCCGTAGCGAACATCGGCCTAGCCATCGGCGGCGAAAAGACTTGGGGCGAAGCCCTATGGTCCGTGGGCTTCGCCGCCCTAGGCTGCATCGGCCTAGGCGGACTACGCGGCGCAGTCTCCTCACTCAAGGCCCTGAAGAACTTTGGTGGGGCACTCAACGCTGCTGGTGGACTGAAGGGCGCGTTCTTATCCTTTGCCGAAAGCACCATCCCACCCGGTGCGCGCGACGCGTTGCTGAAGTGTGGGCAGCGCTTACGCATCGCCGCCAACAGGAAGAACCTCTACGTCAAGGGCAAGACACTCCAACCAGGAGCCAAGGGCCGAGACCTACTTACTTCCAAGGCTCCATATGGCAGACGCTGGGGCAGGAAGATAAAAAGCCCGGAAGAATGGGCAAGTATCCACGCCCCCAACGGTAAAGAGATCTACGGCCCGGCCGCAATCGAAGGCACCGAGAGAACATTGTCCATGTCTGATTACGTGAAGGAATATGGCGACGTCATCGACAGGGTCGGCGATGACACCGGGCTATGGTTTTCACCCGTCAAAGACGGCAAGGTCTACAGCTTCGAGTCTCGCGCACTTCGCGAAGGAAGCAAAGACCTTGAATACAACCAGCTCACATTGCCAAACGAAATCCCAGGCCTCGAAGTTAAGATATCTCAAGTCGCACCAAATCTTGGACACCACGGAGGCGCAATACAAGCACAGTTTATTCTTAACCACGAAGAGATTTCCATGTCAGAACTATTAGAGATGGGGGCGATCCAGTGGTAAATTATTCACTCTCGGACAAGTTTATAGAAATCACAACAGGCACGCAGCTATGCGGCACTATTCGCGATTACGACGACCATTACGAGATCTGGACTCCGGCGAGCGTGACCCACGTGGTGAAATGGCAGGATGGCGAATACTGGCACGGAACCTACGAGCGCGATGAAGCGGCCTCGTTCAAATTCTATACAACCGACTTGATGCTCGCGGAACGAAACATAGTTGCAGCATTATGTGACGCACACAGGTCGGCCAATGGTATACCCAGGCTTGATTATTATCGCATGGCACGCACTGTAAAGCCAGGGTTTCAATCTTACATGCTGACACAGCACTACTCGACAATTCGCAACTTAAGCACCGGCGCGGCATATCCGATGCGGATATTCGAATTCATGGACACTCCCCTAAAGGCAACTAGATTATCTCACATAGTCACTGTTCCTGTTGAGGAACTCTTCGCCTCGTACATGGATCCAGGTGGCGCGCCACTGTTCTCGCACTTCATCTACAAGCGCCCTCAGCAATGAGAGACGGCGGAGTCCAAACACGTCATCATGGAACCGCGCCTGCCCCGCACGCTGCACAACTCGGAATTACGAGCCTTGAAGGCTATTGAAGGGCGTCTTTCGCTCTCTGCGCGCTGCGACAGGGCGGCGGCGCGACGCTTCAAGGTTCCATGAGGCGTGGCAGCTCCTGGGGCGGCAGCTGGTCGCGCTCAACGCATTCGCCTAAAGCCCCTCTTCTCCGACGCCCGCCTGACTTCGATCAGCTTTCCGGCGCCATCGCCGCCTTCTGCTTGGTCGCCTGTTCCATGATCGGCAGCGCCACGGCACGCAGGTCCCGCCAGGCCGGCATGGTGCCGTTGTAGCCGGCCAGGATCCGGTCGAACTGGGCGTCCAGGTGCACCATCTCCGCACTCGCGGTGCGGCAGTGGTCGGCGGCGGCCAGTTCCCCGATGGAGGTCTTGGCCACCAGCCAGGCGGCCGTGCGCACTAGGCGCAGCCGAACCAGCCCGCGCAACCAGGCGGCCGTGCCCGGTGGCACTGGCACTCCCAACGCCGCCAACGCGTCCAACGCCTCGCGGATGGCGGCGACCACCTGGGCGCGCTGCCGGCTGGTGGAGCGGCGCAGGTCGTAGTCCAACACGTAGCACAGGTAGGCGGCCGGCAGCACGATCGCGGCGTGCGCCTGCAGCCACGCCTCCATGTTCGGGGTGGGAATGACGCGGCAGCGGTGCCCGGTCAGGGCGGTCTTGATGGCCTGCAGGAAGTCCTGGTCCAGGCGCCCGCGCAGGGCCCCAACGTATAGGGCGATGCCGGCGTGCATGGCGATCACGCGCTCGCCGTCGCGGTAGCCGCCCGTGGGCTGGAAGGCGAAGGCCACCTGCTTGCGCGGGTCCCCGGCCAGCAGGGTCTCCTGCGTCTTAGCCGCCTGCAGGTCGTTTCCCACCAGCACCACCCGCTCGCTGACGTTGGCGGCCAGCGCGGGCAGCACGTCTGGCCGCTGCTGCCCCTGGACGGCCACGAAGATCAGGTCGTAACGGTCCTGCGGGTCCAGCTCCCCGATCATCCGCAGCCGATCCCCGGTGATGTGGACCTGGAGGTGGTGGTGGATGATCATGCCGCGCTCGGCCAGCGTCTCCCGCCAAGCCCCTCGGGCCAGGACGGTGACGTCCTGACCGCAGCGCTTCAATTCGTGAGCCAGTAGCGCGCCGATAACGCCGGCGCCGTAGACAAGTACGCGCATGGCTGCCTCCTTTCCCTAAGCGTAGGCGCGATCTGTGCGCGTTTGTGCGGGTTTCAGCCCACGCGGTCCAGCTCGGGGCGCTCGGCGTCGGTCAGCGTGGCGTCGGCCAGCGCGGCGGGCAGAGCCCACCCCAGCGCCGCAGTGGTTCACGCGGCGACTGTGAAGGCAGCCTCGCCCACCCAACACAGCGCGTAGCACTGGTGCTACGCTGGTGGTGTGACTAGCGCCGTTCCCACTGTTTCGACCACGGCTACACTTGCAGCCGGCAATTTCGCCGCGCCTCCAATACGGCGGCTCTCCCAGCGGGAGCTACGCAATGAATCCGGGCAGGTTCTGCGCGCGGTCAGCGCGGGAGAGTCCTTTGTGCTGACCAACAAGGGCATTCCCGTTGGGCGACTTGTCCCGCTGGACGCCCCGGAAGCCGCACTTACCATCACGCGCCCAGCCAGCCGGAAGGCGGGCTGGGCGGAGTTAGGCATCACACGCAAGCGGACACCCGGCGAGCTGGCCGAACTACTCGATTCCCTCCGCGAGGACAGGCTTTGAGCATCATCTACGTGGACACCTCCGCTCTTGGCGCCCTGCTGATTGAACAGCCGGAGAGCGAAGAGCTGTTGCGGTGGCTAGACCAGACCGAAGCAACACTGGTCTCCTGCGA encodes the following:
- a CDS encoding ABC transporter ATP-binding protein, whose amino-acid sequence is MIKRLLSLLEDPAGFRLMLWAHAVAGFFQGISLAFLVPFLRHVLRGDFSAPAWWWLGVIVACALISLGFSSWAFIRAFAVSSYDVCGTLVRKVGERIRVLPLGWFDASTAGRVTTATTTSLSQLSHLPSMVLPQVTSMTASAVAILGATVFFDWRIGAAMALALPVAWISLRWLARATRAEHEAKEKAMHTLSSRLIEFSQLQPVLRATGQCQEGWGHLEDSLAADHVATDRAGDAKIPPGSLFHAGVQGALLLALGVAIHLLLGGQLEPEVFVALSLMAARFVEPVGMLALFIDPINEDQVALDHICSITDAPTLPEAQSPAWQVAPRSVQVEVRDVTFGYQAGKPVLRDVNLSLPAGTVTAVVGPSGSGKSTLARLVARFWDVEAGSVLVDGVDVRDVPTDQLMELTSMVFQDVYLFDTTIEENVRIGRHDASLEDVHRAAERAGLTEVVERLPQGWQTRVGEGGKSLSGGERQRVALARAFLKDAPILLLDEVTSALDGVNEAAVTAALEDLSRGRTVLVIAHRLSTIRSADRIAVIADGTVEAVGTHDELYAAGGTYRQFWDDQSAVSRWRLPHGGGVPGGES
- a CDS encoding L,D-transpeptidase family protein is translated as MSKNTKLKWVIGSAAGLALLATGAATGYALYYADRALPNTTVAGQPVAGMGRGEIVALVERMAGQTEVTSVVNGQASVASLADLGVSVDARATADAALAPSDSVIDRFTALFSSNNVVPRATRDQGVLDAYSANLARAAGPVVKDAEVKLEGTSFVAVPGEVGTQVDLTALAATVDSAINTLSKQSVDLPVSQVEPSFTTANAEAAAQAANDMVALKVSITDGIDDFSPSLEDKVKWVSFKDAAGQQSAPTLDPAKVGAWVNELAKTTNVEPTPGISNVDGSGRVLVEAKPGKKGFAVNNAEAVAKELTAALTAGRDYEGDFDYDEVAPPTETRPALAGYENYAYPAAAGEKWVDVDLTRNTLTAYEGQSVAHGPIAINHGAPGNETVTGTYHVYLKYNKQDMGCTPDWPYCAKDVPWVVYFHGSYAIHGAPWVDEFGRGSVGGSHGCVNLPVPEAQWVHSWTELGTPVVSHY
- a CDS encoding ATP-dependent helicase → MGTFAEPHGNDTSGAFALPALPLFAEDWDDAPPAAPVGDPLGAAAALTPLAATLDDDDWPEVAGVPGRELRAAGFGVAAGGTSANNGVDLTVGLNPPQREAVLHGGSPLLIIAGAGSGKTRVLTHRIAHLIASGRARASEILAITFTNKAAAEMRERTAALVGPSARHMWVFTFHSACVRILRREYKAAGLKSTFSIYDAQDSQRLVGQIVKQLGLDPKRFAPKAFARRISDLKNELIGPEEFAQTAAANNPFEEHLARVYAAYATRLREAQALDFDDIIMRTVRLFQQHPAIAENYRRRFRHVLVDEYQDTNHAQYVLIRELVGGQEADAGDGALPPSELTVVGDSDQSIYAFRGATIRNIEEFEQDYSSARTILLEQNYRSTNNILGAANAVIARNTGRRPKKLWTDSGAGAKIVYYAADSDYDEARFVIDEIDALRASDGIGYGDVAVFYRTNAQSRALEDVLVRSGIPYRVVGGTRFYERREIKDAVAYLRVLVNPDDSVNLRRILNVPRRGLGDKAESALVVHAEAHGVSFGQALAHAVGRAEVSAVLAGGGEVLADQPSSGVLADQPSSGVLADQPGSGVSVGREAPYVESLATRARTQLAAFDALLEELRELARGAAVADVVDAVLDKTGYLAELRESKDPQDLSRVDNLAELHAVARSYDESEPDGSLFDFLERISLVADSDQLPDEGDGEVTLMTVHTAKGLEFPVVFVTGMEDGTFPHQRSLSAEADLAEERRLAYVALTRARQRLYLTRAAVRNAFGGSSALPASRFLDDVPADLLDVRREAAAVETYRSSYDSWGSGSGYGSGYGGGRGGYGAGGGYGSGGGRRSGGYSRRGSYDDDFGTPIGGGHARSGGPVGPLGVGVAAAKAAGATDDTGEIVDAEGAPLRVGDRVSHDSFGMGTILSIEGTGRSAIAKVDFGAGSIKRLLLRLKVLTKL
- a CDS encoding glycohydrolase toxin TNT-related protein (This protein contains a domain related to Tuberculosis Necrotizing Toxin, which is the C-terminal effector domain of outer membrane channel protein CpnT, and which has a lethal NAD+-glycohydrolase activity.); the encoded protein is MALCWIPVLGPALAVIAAIAGIVEAVANIGLAIGGEKTWGEALWSVGFAALGCIGLGGLRGAVSSLKALKNFGGALNAAGGLKGAFLSFAESTIPPGARDALLKCGQRLRIAANRKNLYVKGKTLQPGAKGRDLLTSKAPYGRRWGRKIKSPEEWASIHAPNGKEIYGPAAIEGTERTLSMSDYVKEYGDVIDRVGDDTGLWFSPVKDGKVYSFESRALREGSKDLEYNQLTLPNEIPGLEVKISQVAPNLGHHGGAIQAQFILNHEEISMSELLEMGAIQW
- a CDS encoding ketopantoate reductase family protein, which codes for MRVLVYGAGVIGALLAHELKRCGQDVTVLARGAWRETLAERGMIIHHHLQVHITGDRLRMIGELDPQDRYDLIFVAVQGQQRPDVLPALAANVSERVVLVGNDLQAAKTQETLLAGDPRKQVAFAFQPTGGYRDGERVIAMHAGIALYVGALRGRLDQDFLQAIKTALTGHRCRVIPTPNMEAWLQAHAAIVLPAAYLCYVLDYDLRRSTSRQRAQVVAAIREALDALAALGVPVPPGTAAWLRGLVRLRLVRTAAWLVAKTSIGELAAADHCRTASAEMVHLDAQFDRILAGYNGTMPAWRDLRAVALPIMEQATKQKAAMAPES
- a CDS encoding type II toxin-antitoxin system Phd/YefM family antitoxin → MTSAVPTVSTTATLAAGNFAAPPIRRLSQRELRNESGQVLRAVSAGESFVLTNKGIPVGRLVPLDAPEAALTITRPASRKAGWAELGITRKRTPGELAELLDSLREDRL